One genomic region from Proteus vulgaris encodes:
- a CDS encoding ATP-binding cassette domain-containing protein — protein MTIACHFSQLTIEFNQQTLFPPLTRSLACQQNALIGHNGKGKSVLLRLLAQKILPTAGQVNWNMPFVHVDQLTRLQGDTLAQALDIHEIYQAFQRVDAGIATLEDIELLDGKWQLPVTWQNLLDSAQLPVALDTPIAHLSGGEQTRLALCRAFLCEQSFLLLDEPDNHLDYQGQQWLIKQLAQHKAGSLIVSHNRNLLSYADTILELSEKGLSEYGGNYTLYETQKSAEIASLEAASDRLNSQIKNEKRQQQATLQKAAQRKRQGESIRKSGSQCLLLLDMQTNRAEQRQSAVAKRHQRVIDDMQSQKQGVDEEKSHVHQQKMVLNYQSDGHRLNVFVDNLQLPYGYQHPISFSAYGNEHWHIKGKNGCGKSTLLKCLIEQFAPLSGEFRLNKDYCYLDQHLALLDKTLPVAQALHQYQPAISIEQWRTRLGMLRIRGDKSLLPLEKLSGGEQLKATLLALTHSPKPPAVLLLDEPDNHLDIESKQLLENLLVEYQGTLLLVSHDDAFVERCGITHTLLLDEIA, from the coding sequence ATGACAATAGCCTGTCACTTCTCACAACTGACTATCGAATTTAATCAGCAAACTCTTTTTCCACCGTTAACTCGCTCATTGGCTTGTCAGCAAAATGCATTGATCGGTCATAACGGCAAAGGAAAATCTGTACTGTTAAGATTATTAGCACAAAAAATATTACCAACCGCTGGTCAAGTTAATTGGAATATGCCTTTTGTTCACGTTGATCAATTAACCCGATTACAAGGCGATACACTTGCTCAAGCGTTAGATATTCATGAAATTTATCAAGCATTCCAACGCGTTGATGCAGGTATTGCTACATTAGAAGATATTGAGTTGCTCGATGGTAAATGGCAACTTCCTGTTACGTGGCAGAATTTATTAGATTCAGCACAACTCCCTGTTGCATTAGATACCCCTATTGCGCATCTAAGTGGTGGAGAACAGACACGTTTAGCACTTTGTCGCGCTTTTTTATGCGAGCAGAGTTTTCTGCTCTTAGATGAGCCAGATAACCATCTTGATTATCAAGGACAACAATGGTTAATAAAACAGTTAGCTCAGCACAAAGCAGGATCTCTTATTGTTAGTCATAATCGAAACTTGCTCTCATATGCGGATACGATTCTTGAATTAAGCGAGAAAGGTTTATCTGAATATGGAGGAAATTATACTTTATATGAGACACAAAAAAGTGCAGAAATAGCCTCGTTGGAAGCCGCAAGTGATCGACTAAACAGCCAAATTAAAAATGAGAAACGCCAGCAACAAGCGACATTACAAAAAGCAGCACAACGAAAACGACAAGGCGAATCAATTAGGAAAAGTGGCTCTCAATGCTTACTTTTATTGGATATGCAAACAAATCGGGCTGAACAAAGACAATCTGCAGTTGCAAAGCGTCATCAGCGCGTAATCGATGATATGCAATCTCAAAAACAAGGTGTCGATGAGGAAAAATCACATGTTCATCAACAAAAAATGGTGTTGAATTATCAAAGTGATGGTCACCGTTTAAATGTATTTGTTGATAATCTTCAACTTCCATATGGTTATCAGCACCCTATTTCATTCTCAGCTTACGGTAATGAACATTGGCATATTAAAGGTAAGAATGGATGTGGGAAATCAACATTATTAAAATGTTTAATTGAACAATTTGCACCGCTTTCTGGTGAGTTTCGTCTAAACAAGGACTATTGCTATCTCGATCAACACCTTGCTTTACTTGATAAAACATTGCCTGTTGCACAAGCACTACACCAATATCAGCCTGCTATTTCTATTGAGCAATGGCGAACACGCCTTGGGATGTTGAGAATTAGAGGTGATAAATCTTTACTACCGCTTGAAAAACTAAGTGGTGGCGAGCAATTAAAAGCAACGTTATTGGCCTTAACTCATAGCCCAAAACCACCTGCGGTATTATTACTCGATGAGCCAGATAATCACCTTGATATCGAGTCCAAACAACTATTGGAAAATTTACTTGTTGAATACCAAGGTACATTATTACTGGTTTCGCATGATGACGCTTTTGTGGAACGCTGTGGTATTACACATACGTTGTTATTAGACGAGATTGCATAA
- a CDS encoding VOC family protein — protein sequence MVLFSSIPQLNDLTHELSLFEENMTLFANSLSIDLSAHLTDHVSLRCHDLALAEQWRAGLSQCGKCISDNVINGRPIYLFQLETPLTILNQSVSIVELPFPTNKKYEYQGWEHIEQVIPVEPTDLVTKVMSFLPEMLPESVSLKISEPKGEKERLPNPTVAISNGKVTVKYHPYSLLEIVESEC from the coding sequence ATGGTGTTATTTTCTTCAATTCCTCAATTAAATGATTTAACTCACGAGCTTTCTTTGTTTGAAGAAAATATGACGCTATTTGCCAATAGTTTGAGTATAGATTTATCCGCCCATCTCACGGATCACGTATCGTTACGTTGTCACGATTTAGCGTTAGCGGAGCAGTGGAGAGCAGGATTAAGCCAGTGTGGAAAGTGTATTTCTGATAATGTAATTAATGGACGGCCAATATATCTATTTCAATTAGAAACGCCATTAACTATTTTAAATCAATCTGTTTCCATCGTTGAGTTACCTTTTCCCACAAATAAAAAATATGAGTATCAAGGTTGGGAGCATATTGAGCAAGTGATCCCCGTTGAGCCAACTGATTTAGTGACTAAAGTTATGTCATTTTTACCTGAAATGTTACCTGAGAGTGTTAGCTTAAAAATCAGTGAACCTAAAGGTGAGAAAGAACGTTTACCTAATCCAACAGTGGCTATTTCTAATGGAAAAGTCACAGTGAAGTATCATCCTTATTCGTTACTTGAAATCGTAGAAAGTGAGTGTTGA
- the cutC gene encoding copper homeostasis protein CutC, with protein sequence MATLEICCFGAECALVAERAGADRIELCTSPAEGGITPSFGMLRQVRDLVRIPVHPIVRPRGGDFCYTQADFSAMKNDISLIRDMGFSGAVVGLLNEEGHIDLPKMEILMELAGPLAITFHRAFDMCINPLLALEQLTQLGVSRILTSGQQANAELGLPLLRTLNEKTQGPIIMAGAGVRLSNIQKFLDAGLKEIHSSAGKVAPSTMIYRKAGVTMSSDSEVDEFTHYCVDEDTVEAMKDIMSIHAPLAS encoded by the coding sequence ATGGCTACGTTGGAGATTTGTTGTTTTGGCGCTGAATGTGCGTTGGTAGCAGAACGAGCGGGTGCAGACAGAATAGAGCTGTGCACGAGTCCAGCAGAAGGTGGCATTACGCCAAGCTTTGGAATGCTAAGACAAGTCAGAGATTTGGTTCGTATTCCCGTTCATCCCATTGTTCGCCCTCGTGGTGGTGATTTTTGTTATACACAAGCTGATTTTTCAGCAATGAAAAATGATATTAGTTTGATCCGTGATATGGGATTTTCAGGAGCAGTTGTTGGTCTTTTAAATGAAGAAGGGCATATTGATTTACCTAAAATGGAAATTTTAATGGAGCTTGCAGGCCCATTAGCCATTACTTTTCATCGCGCTTTTGATATGTGTATTAATCCATTATTAGCGCTAGAACAACTGACTCAGCTAGGTGTTTCTCGTATTCTAACGTCAGGACAGCAGGCAAACGCGGAACTAGGTTTGCCATTATTACGAACGTTAAATGAGAAAACACAAGGCCCTATCATTATGGCGGGGGCTGGTGTAAGACTCAGTAATATCCAAAAATTCTTAGATGCAGGATTAAAAGAAATACACAGTTCAGCAGGGAAAGTGGCGCCTTCAACTATGATTTACCGTAAAGCAGGTGTAACCATGAGCTCTGACAGTGAAGTGGATGAATTTACGCATTACTGTGTAGATGAAGATACGGTTGAAGCGATGAAAGATATTATGAGTATTCATGCACCATTAGCATCTTAA
- the cmoB gene encoding tRNA 5-methoxyuridine(34)/uridine 5-oxyacetic acid(34) synthase CmoB: MINFGSFYQLIAQDERLFHWLDTLPAQLSEWRSNALHGHFSSWERMLDGLPEIAPTEIDLKNGVIAQHTPALSAGEQLGLSNVLKNLMPWRKGPFSLYGVDIDTEWRSDWKWDRVLPHLSPLEGRLVLDVGCGSGYHMWRMLGEGAEFVVGIDPTQLFLCQFEAVRKLLGNDQRAHLIPVGIEQMPELNAFDTVFSMGVLYHRRSPLDHLWQLKNQLVSGGELVLESLVVDGDEFQCLIPGERYAQMRNVYFIPSAKMLKVWLEKCGFKDVRIVDENTTSLDEQRKTDWMVTDSLEAFLDADDKTKTVEGYPAPKRAILIATKP, translated from the coding sequence ATGATTAATTTTGGCTCGTTTTATCAACTTATTGCGCAAGATGAGCGCTTATTTCATTGGTTAGATACATTACCTGCTCAATTATCAGAATGGCGCTCAAATGCGTTACACGGTCACTTTTCCTCATGGGAAAGAATGCTTGATGGCTTGCCAGAGATTGCCCCTACTGAGATTGACTTAAAAAATGGTGTGATTGCTCAGCATACTCCAGCATTAAGCGCAGGCGAGCAACTGGGATTAAGCAACGTTTTAAAAAATTTAATGCCGTGGCGTAAAGGTCCATTTTCACTTTATGGCGTCGATATCGACACAGAATGGCGCTCTGATTGGAAGTGGGATCGTGTTTTACCGCATCTTTCACCACTTGAAGGCCGTTTAGTATTAGATGTTGGTTGTGGCAGTGGTTATCACATGTGGCGGATGTTAGGTGAAGGTGCAGAATTTGTTGTCGGGATCGACCCTACTCAACTTTTCTTATGCCAATTTGAAGCAGTCAGAAAATTATTAGGTAATGACCAACGCGCACATTTAATTCCTGTTGGTATTGAGCAAATGCCTGAATTAAATGCCTTCGATACCGTATTTTCTATGGGTGTACTTTATCATCGCCGCTCACCTCTTGATCATTTATGGCAATTAAAGAACCAATTAGTGTCTGGTGGCGAATTAGTATTAGAAAGCCTCGTTGTTGATGGTGATGAATTCCAATGTCTGATCCCGGGTGAACGTTATGCACAAATGCGTAATGTGTACTTTATTCCATCTGCAAAAATGCTGAAAGTTTGGCTAGAAAAATGTGGCTTTAAAGATGTGCGCATTGTCGATGAAAACACAACCTCTCTTGATGAACAACGTAAAACGGATTGGATGGTAACGGATTCATTAGAGGCATTCTTAGATGCTGATGATAAAACAAAAACAGTTGAAGGTTATCCCGCACCTAAACGCGCGATATTAATTGCAACTAAACCCTAA
- a CDS encoding MAPEG family protein, whose product MVSSLYIVLGALLLIKLSLNVVKLRTQYRVAYGDGGFYELQTAIRVHGNAVEYIPISMILLLVMEMNGAFVWMVHICGSILIAGRFLHSYGLKHRELRWRRSGMAATYLSMVLMIIANIYFLPWIQIFSFYY is encoded by the coding sequence ATGGTTAGCTCGCTTTATATCGTACTGGGCGCACTATTATTGATTAAATTGTCCCTCAATGTCGTAAAACTCAGAACACAATATCGGGTTGCTTATGGTGATGGTGGCTTTTATGAATTACAAACAGCCATCCGTGTTCACGGCAATGCGGTAGAATATATTCCGATTTCCATGATCTTATTACTGGTCATGGAAATGAATGGTGCTTTTGTTTGGATGGTACACATCTGTGGCTCAATTTTAATCGCAGGTCGTTTTTTACACTCTTATGGATTAAAACACCGTGAACTTCGCTGGCGTCGTTCAGGCATGGCAGCCACTTACTTATCAATGGTATTGATGATCATTGCTAATATTTATTTCCTTCCTTGGATACAAATCTTTTCCTTTTATTACTAA
- the rimJ gene encoding ribosomal protein S5-alanine N-acetyltransferase — MFGYRGGIPKIRFETQRMVIRLAYERDAERLADYYTLNRRFLIPWEPVRDKTHYIPSGWEHRLQYMNELHRQESAFHFLLLTQKEDEIIGVANYSNVMRGAFNACFLGYSVGEKWQGQGYMSEALTETLRYMQRLQGMHRIMANYMPHNLRSGNLLAKHGFEREGYAKNYLQINQEWRDHVLTALTTRTYFKR, encoded by the coding sequence ATGTTTGGTTATCGTGGCGGAATTCCTAAAATTCGTTTTGAAACACAAAGAATGGTAATTCGTTTAGCATACGAACGAGATGCTGAAAGATTGGCTGATTATTATACATTAAATCGTCGTTTTTTAATTCCGTGGGAACCCGTAAGAGATAAAACACATTATATACCCTCTGGTTGGGAACACCGTTTACAATATATGAACGAACTGCACCGACAAGAAAGTGCTTTTCATTTTCTACTATTAACACAAAAGGAAGATGAAATTATTGGTGTCGCTAATTACAGCAATGTTATGCGAGGCGCTTTTAATGCCTGTTTCTTGGGGTATTCAGTCGGTGAAAAATGGCAAGGTCAAGGCTATATGTCTGAAGCTTTAACGGAAACACTTCGCTATATGCAACGACTGCAGGGGATGCATCGTATTATGGCGAATTATATGCCTCATAATTTACGTAGTGGAAACTTATTAGCTAAACATGGTTTTGAACGTGAAGGGTATGCCAAAAACTATCTACAAATTAATCAAGAGTGGCGAGATCACGTACTGACTGCATTAACAACGCGAACCTATTTTAAACGTTAA
- the murJ gene encoding murein biosynthesis integral membrane protein MurJ, with the protein MNLLKSLAAVSSMTLFSRVLGFIRDAIIARIFGAGMATDAFFVAFKLPNLLRRIFAEGAFSQAFVPILAEYKNQQGEEATRTFIAYVSGMLTLILAVVTVIGIIAAPWVIYVTAPGFSSSPDKFQLTTDLLRITFPYIFLISLASLTGSILNTWNRFSVPAFAPTLLNVSMIFFALVVAPYCNPPIMALAWAVVAGGILQLGYQLPHLKKIGMLVLPRISFRNSGVWRVMKLMGPAILGVSVSQISLIINTIFASFLVSGSVSWMYYADRLMELPTGVLGVALGTILLPSLSKSFASGKTEEYRKLMDWGLRLCFLLALPCTIGLAVLSGPLTASLFQYGNFNAHDALMTQQALIAYCVGLMGLIIIKILAPGFYSRQDIKTPVKIAIATLILTQLMNLAFIGSLKHVGLALSIGIAACFNASMLFWQIRKKDIYQPLAGWPVFLLKLVIALAVMGAVLVGMLWIMPSWDIGSMPMRILRLLLVVVAGAGSYFVALYALGFRPRHFSLRAL; encoded by the coding sequence ATGAATTTACTTAAATCACTCGCCGCAGTGAGTTCTATGACCTTATTTTCACGGGTACTAGGATTTATTCGTGATGCAATTATTGCGCGTATTTTTGGCGCAGGTATGGCAACCGATGCCTTTTTTGTAGCTTTTAAATTGCCCAACTTATTACGTCGTATATTTGCTGAAGGGGCATTTTCTCAAGCATTTGTTCCTATCTTGGCAGAATATAAAAATCAGCAAGGTGAGGAAGCAACGCGTACCTTTATTGCTTATGTTTCGGGTATGCTGACGCTTATTTTAGCCGTGGTCACCGTGATTGGTATTATTGCTGCGCCTTGGGTGATTTATGTTACAGCACCGGGTTTTAGTAGTTCACCTGATAAATTTCAATTAACGACTGACCTATTACGGATCACCTTTCCTTATATTTTTCTTATTTCATTAGCTTCATTGACAGGCTCTATTTTAAATACTTGGAATCGGTTTTCAGTACCCGCATTTGCACCGACGCTCCTCAATGTCAGCATGATCTTTTTTGCTTTAGTCGTCGCCCCTTACTGTAATCCTCCTATTATGGCTTTGGCGTGGGCGGTTGTTGCGGGAGGAATATTACAACTTGGGTATCAATTACCACATTTGAAAAAAATCGGTATGCTTGTTTTACCGCGTATCTCATTTAGAAATAGCGGTGTTTGGCGTGTGATGAAATTGATGGGACCTGCTATTTTAGGCGTTTCAGTTAGCCAAATATCATTAATTATTAATACTATTTTTGCTTCTTTTTTAGTTTCTGGTTCCGTCTCTTGGATGTATTACGCAGATCGCTTGATGGAGCTACCGACAGGGGTATTAGGGGTTGCATTAGGTACAATATTACTTCCTTCATTATCTAAGAGTTTCGCCAGTGGTAAAACTGAAGAGTATAGAAAACTGATGGATTGGGGGTTAAGACTGTGCTTTTTATTAGCACTGCCTTGTACTATTGGTTTAGCGGTACTATCAGGGCCTTTAACGGCGTCTTTATTCCAATATGGCAATTTTAATGCTCATGATGCATTAATGACACAACAAGCGCTAATCGCTTACTGTGTTGGATTAATGGGGCTGATTATCATAAAAATCTTAGCACCGGGTTTTTATTCTCGTCAGGATATTAAAACCCCCGTAAAAATTGCGATTGCCACATTGATCCTCACACAATTAATGAACCTTGCGTTTATTGGTAGCTTAAAACATGTGGGTCTTGCGCTCTCAATCGGTATTGCGGCTTGTTTCAATGCCTCTATGTTGTTTTGGCAAATCCGTAAGAAAGATATCTATCAGCCTTTAGCCGGTTGGCCTGTGTTTTTATTGAAACTTGTTATTGCACTTGCCGTAATGGGTGCTGTATTAGTTGGAATGTTGTGGATCATGCCAAGTTGGGATATTGGCAGTATGCCAATGCGTATATTACGTTTGTTGTTGGTTGTAGTAGCCGGAGCAGGGAGTTATTTTGTTGCGCTGTATGCATTAGGGTTTAGACCTCGTCATTTCTCACTACGTGCGTTATAA
- the argS gene encoding arginine--tRNA ligase produces MNIQAFLSEKISVAMCAAGAPADSEPLVRQSAKVQFGDYQANGVMGAAKKMGIPPRQLAEKILEKLDITDVADKVEIAGPGFINIFLSSQWVAKQAEAALADEHLNVTPVEPQTIVIDYSSPNVAKQMHVGHLRSTIIGDASARTLSFLGHNVVRANHLGDWGTQFGMLIAYLEKKQNENAADMALSDLEEFYREAKKHYDEDEVFAERARNYVVKLQSGDEYCRTMWRKLVDITMQQNQVTYQRLNVTLTEDDIMGESLYNPMLAGIVADLKAKGLAVESEGATVVFLDEYKNKEGEPMGVIVQKKDGGYLYTTTDIACAKYRHETLHADRVLYYIDSRQHQHLMQAWTIVRKAGYIPDSMSLEHHMFGMMLGKDGRPFKTRSGGTIRLTDLLDEAQERARTLIAEKNPDMDKDELNNVARVVGIGAVKYADLSKNRTTDYIFDWDLMLSFEGNTAPYMQYAYTRVASIFKRAEIDENALTQPIALTQSHEKQLALRLVQFDETIMQVSREGTPHVMCAYLYDLAQAFSGFYENCPILSAEDENTRQSRLKLARLTARTLKQGLDTLGIETVDRM; encoded by the coding sequence GTGAATATTCAGGCTTTTCTTTCAGAAAAAATCAGTGTGGCAATGTGTGCTGCTGGCGCACCCGCTGATAGCGAACCTCTTGTCCGTCAGTCAGCCAAAGTACAATTTGGTGACTATCAGGCAAATGGTGTCATGGGAGCTGCAAAAAAAATGGGGATCCCACCCCGACAACTCGCAGAAAAGATCTTAGAAAAGCTCGATATTACGGATGTTGCAGATAAAGTTGAAATCGCAGGTCCGGGTTTTATCAATATCTTTTTATCTTCACAATGGGTTGCCAAGCAAGCTGAAGCCGCATTAGCAGATGAACATCTAAACGTAACACCCGTTGAACCTCAAACTATTGTTATCGACTACTCATCTCCGAACGTTGCGAAACAGATGCACGTTGGGCACTTACGCTCGACCATTATTGGTGATGCAAGTGCGCGTACTTTGTCTTTCTTAGGTCATAATGTTGTTCGTGCTAATCACCTTGGTGATTGGGGTACGCAATTTGGTATGTTAATTGCGTATTTAGAGAAAAAACAGAATGAAAATGCCGCTGATATGGCGTTGTCTGATCTCGAAGAATTCTATCGCGAAGCGAAAAAACATTATGATGAAGATGAAGTATTCGCAGAGCGTGCCCGTAATTATGTTGTGAAATTACAAAGTGGTGATGAATACTGCCGTACAATGTGGCGCAAATTAGTTGATATCACCATGCAACAAAACCAAGTGACTTATCAACGCCTTAACGTCACATTAACCGAAGATGACATTATGGGTGAAAGTCTTTATAACCCAATGTTAGCGGGTATTGTTGCTGATTTAAAAGCAAAAGGTCTTGCAGTAGAAAGTGAAGGTGCAACGGTTGTTTTCCTTGATGAGTATAAAAACAAGGAAGGTGAACCTATGGGTGTTATCGTTCAGAAAAAAGACGGTGGCTACCTATATACAACAACCGATATTGCTTGTGCAAAATACCGTCACGAAACATTACACGCTGATCGCGTACTCTATTATATTGACTCTCGTCAGCACCAGCATTTAATGCAAGCTTGGACGATTGTTCGTAAAGCAGGCTACATCCCAGATTCAATGTCACTCGAACACCATATGTTCGGTATGATGTTAGGTAAAGATGGTCGTCCGTTTAAAACTCGTTCTGGTGGCACTATTCGTTTAACCGATTTACTTGATGAAGCCCAAGAAAGAGCCCGTACATTAATCGCTGAAAAAAATCCAGATATGGATAAAGACGAATTAAATAACGTTGCTCGCGTTGTGGGTATTGGTGCTGTTAAATACGCTGACTTGTCAAAAAACCGTACAACAGATTACATCTTTGATTGGGATCTGATGTTAAGTTTTGAAGGTAACACAGCACCTTATATGCAATATGCATATACTCGTGTTGCTTCAATCTTCAAACGTGCAGAAATTGATGAAAATGCGTTAACACAACCTATCGCACTAACACAATCTCATGAGAAACAACTTGCATTACGTTTAGTCCAATTTGATGAAACCATTATGCAAGTTTCCCGTGAAGGAACGCCTCACGTTATGTGTGCTTATCTTTATGATCTGGCACAAGCCTTCTCTGGCTTTTATGAAAACTGCCCTATCTTATCTGCTGAAGATGAAAACACTCGCCAAAGCCGTCTAAAACTGGCTCGTTTAACCGCGAGAACCTTAAAACAAGGTTTAGATACTTTAGGCATTGAAACCGTAGATAGAATGTAA
- the cmoA gene encoding carboxy-S-adenosyl-L-methionine synthase CmoA — protein sequence MSNSKSSQQDSLFATPIANLGDWRFDEKVAEVFPDMIKRSVPGYSNIISMIGMLAGRFVTPNSQVYDLGCSLGAATLSMRRNIDAAGCKIIGVDNSPAMVERCQRHIDAYKADTPVDIIEGDILDIEINNASMVVLNFTLQFLAPNDRQILLNRIYQGLNPGGVLVLSEKFSFEDKEIGELLFNMHHDFKRANGYSELEISQKRSMLENVMLTDSVETHKTRLHNAGFPHAEVWFQCFNFGSLLAIKGNN from the coding sequence ATGTCGAATTCAAAATCATCACAACAAGACAGCTTATTTGCGACACCTATCGCTAACCTCGGTGACTGGCGCTTTGACGAAAAAGTCGCTGAAGTGTTTCCTGATATGATAAAACGCTCAGTACCAGGTTACTCTAATATTATTTCCATGATTGGTATGCTTGCGGGTCGCTTTGTTACACCCAATAGCCAAGTCTACGATTTAGGCTGTTCTTTAGGTGCAGCAACCCTTTCCATGCGTCGTAATATTGATGCTGCTGGTTGCAAAATTATTGGTGTTGATAATTCACCTGCAATGGTAGAACGCTGTCAGCGCCATATTGATGCCTATAAAGCAGATACACCCGTTGATATTATTGAAGGTGATATTCTTGATATCGAGATCAACAACGCCTCAATGGTCGTACTTAACTTCACCTTGCAATTCTTAGCACCAAACGATCGCCAAATATTATTAAACCGAATTTACCAAGGTCTTAATCCCGGCGGTGTGTTAGTACTTTCTGAAAAATTCAGTTTTGAAGATAAAGAAATTGGTGAGTTACTGTTTAATATGCACCATGATTTCAAACGCGCTAATGGTTACAGTGAATTAGAAATTAGCCAAAAACGTAGCATGTTAGAAAATGTCATGCTGACCGATTCTGTTGAAACGCATAAAACTCGCTTACATAATGCAGGTTTCCCACATGCGGAAGTTTGGTTCCAATGTTTTAATTTCGGCTCTCTTTTAGCGATTAAAGGCAATAATTAA
- a CDS encoding TetR/AcrR family transcriptional regulator, which translates to MNKTVTEKQKAKMKHIIDAAIRCFAVKGFHSTSTAEICHEAGMSPGNVFHYFPNKNSIIEAIALEDAQLFDDIFCRYEAEEECIQAVIDLMKEIIELYNHPEYARISIEIFAEASRNASIHEIFIENERNNKQRLIAMLKNGIKKGQIDSTLEPEKIATWLLVIADGSMGRNIIDPEFNERENHAMLEVMLKKMLTKP; encoded by the coding sequence ATGAACAAGACTGTTACTGAAAAACAAAAAGCGAAAATGAAGCATATTATTGATGCTGCAATACGTTGCTTTGCTGTAAAAGGTTTTCACTCCACATCAACAGCAGAAATCTGTCATGAAGCAGGTATGAGTCCAGGAAATGTATTTCATTACTTTCCAAATAAAAATTCGATTATTGAAGCGATAGCATTAGAAGATGCACAGCTATTTGATGATATTTTTTGTCGCTATGAAGCTGAAGAAGAGTGCATTCAAGCAGTTATCGATTTAATGAAGGAAATTATAGAGCTCTATAATCACCCAGAATATGCACGTATCAGCATTGAAATTTTTGCTGAAGCTTCACGTAATGCGAGCATTCACGAGATTTTTATTGAAAATGAAAGAAACAACAAACAGCGTTTGATTGCGATGCTGAAAAACGGTATTAAAAAAGGGCAGATAGACTCAACACTTGAACCTGAAAAAATTGCAACATGGCTGTTAGTTATCGCAGATGGTTCAATGGGAAGAAATATTATTGATCCTGAATTTAATGAAAGAGAGAACCACGCTATGTTGGAAGTGATGTTGAAAAAAATGCTCACAAAGCCATAA
- a CDS encoding GNAT family N-acetyltransferase, whose protein sequence is MQLLNEHYQLRVAEPSDIPEIIQLFAQAFRFKLNAFNIDSTNPNQRQQLEAIWNSLACKKNSQQFVVTDNGKIIATFCLVIKENSFTANPFIKTPSLNYWRFGIIHYIKQKIFFSLFNYTPNENEAYLAHIAVLSSYQGHGIAYAILEWITQYTKDVLKKAYLSLYVDIHHEGALYLYQKNGFYIEKEESSRLTQSIFHIQHWYYMLKKTDQMAY, encoded by the coding sequence ATGCAATTACTTAATGAACACTATCAGCTTCGTGTTGCAGAGCCTTCAGATATTCCTGAAATTATTCAATTATTTGCACAAGCATTTCGTTTTAAATTAAATGCTTTTAATATTGATAGCACTAATCCTAATCAACGTCAGCAATTAGAAGCTATTTGGAATTCATTAGCATGTAAAAAAAACAGCCAACAATTTGTTGTCACTGATAATGGAAAAATTATCGCAACATTTTGTTTAGTAATAAAAGAAAACAGCTTTACCGCAAATCCCTTTATTAAAACACCATCCTTAAATTATTGGCGCTTTGGTATTATTCATTATATTAAGCAAAAGATTTTCTTTTCTTTATTTAATTATACGCCAAATGAAAATGAAGCTTACTTGGCACATATTGCCGTTTTATCCTCATATCAAGGACACGGCATTGCCTACGCTATACTTGAGTGGATAACCCAATATACTAAAGATGTTCTGAAAAAAGCGTATTTATCACTTTATGTCGATATTCATCATGAAGGTGCGCTTTATTTGTATCAAAAGAATGGATTTTATATTGAAAAAGAAGAGTCATCACGCTTAACACAGTCTATTTTCCATATTCAACATTGGTACTATATGTTGAAAAAAACGGATCAAATGGCTTATTAA